A single region of the Tigriopus californicus strain San Diego chromosome 8, Tcal_SD_v2.1, whole genome shotgun sequence genome encodes:
- the LOC131884877 gene encoding uncharacterized protein LOC131884877, producing MKKKLRQKLRKLAKLRAQLSGSPTESNEMDKMAHPPHSLASPPPPTNLKLNIPLPTSKKAVFDIFTLSKTNQILQGHSPAIADSLSPIQTAKSKRKAKALKGARQWIELVASELFSAQVNVVPKPAEFNTELTPVDPARSRYKSIDEFGTPHAHLCKLVRQHLIQRIIKKHALVQPRVKTNVTGKIPTKDELDQWKLKRARKSEENRRKKRKVIRTKKKKFPSRLRQCRTCGDYHFRRYCGNRDLKINLMVKQIYQKTEIIKETMADAWEKIEALENAYEDMLNKALRIQSNRVCIENLTGEEYPGENHPGQCPCAEQEAKEQLDLKRQEERAQEEQRKRKEDELRKEGERLRREQILEMRKKRFYTRLKQDGQTVVPKKSQPAFTDLVRFKDEIGRTRIRRDSDEATTVSSGILESDSEDNHLKSSERAKEDKVSPWLKAGLNELTRLEASRRRSKLTLMDGFDDPIRKERSLLSKAMAKGFGKELDLIVMDGTVKCIGSRFEEDGGRIEQQLTIESINFDEMTDQSGNLTPKFEDQTPPLVRWNEPEDISLPMSLEPSLSERLEKSVQEETETVLTFNEFLDLMEVF from the exons atgaagaagaaactcCGCCAGAAACTAAGGAAACTTGCCAAGTTGAGGGCTCAATTATCCGGTTCACCCACTGAGAGTAACGAAATGGACAAAATGGCCCATCCGCCCCATTCTCTTGCTTCTCCTCCGCCTCCGACCAATCTCAAGCTCAATATTCCGCTGCCAACTTCGAAGAAGGCCGTCTTTGATATATTTACGTTATCGAAAACGAATCAAATTCTTCAAGGCCATAGTCCAGCCATAGCGGATAGCCTCTCACCAATTCAGACTGCCAAGAGTAAACGAAAAGCCAAAGCGTTAAAAGGAGCTCGCCAATGGATCGAATTGGTCGCCTCCGAGCTCTTTTCCGCCCAAGTCAATGTTGTGCCAAAACCTGCCGAATTTAACACGGAATTGACCCCCGTCGATCCAGCCCGAAGTAGGTATAAATCCATCGACGAGTTTGGAACACCCCATGCTCACTTATGCAAACTGGTACGACAGCATCTGATTCAAAGAATCATCAAAAAACACGCCTTGGTCCAACCCCGAGTGAAAACTAACGTCACGGGTAAAATTCCCACCAAAGATGAATTGGATCAATGGAAGCTCAAAAGAGCCAGGAAGAGCGAAGAGAATcgaaggaagaagaggaaagtCATTagaacaaagaagaagaagttccCCTCGCGATTGAGACAATGTCGCACTTGCGGAGATTATCATTTCCGTCGTTATTGCGGCAATCGAGATCTGAAGATCAATCTCATGGTCAAGCAGATCTATCAAAAGACCGAAATCATCAAAGAAACCATGGCCGATGCTTGGGAGAAGATCGAAGCCCTGGAAAACGCCTACGAGGATATGCTCAATAAGGCCCTGCGGATTCAATCGAATCGAGTGTGTATCGAGAATCTAACGGGAGAGGAATACCCCGGCGAGAATCACCCGGGCCAATGCCCTTGCGCGGAACAAGAGGCCAAAGAGCAACTCGACCTGAAACGCCAAGAAGAACGAGCTCAGGAAGAACAACGGAAACGGAAGGAGGACGAGCTCAGGAAAGAGGGCGAGCGC CTCCGAAGAGAGCAGATCCTGGAGATGCGCAAGAAGCGCTTCTACACAAGGCTCAAACAAGATGGACAAACCGTTGTACCCAAAAAATCACAGCCGGCTTTCACGGACTTGGTTCGATTCAAGGATGAGATCGGACGCACTCGAATTCGAAGGGATTCCGATGAGGCCACAACTGTATCGTCAGGCATCTTGGAAAGCGACTCGGAAGACAATCATCTAAAGAGCAGTGAAAGAGCCAAGGAGGATAAGGTGTCTCCCTGGCTTAAAGCTGGCTTGAACGAATTAACTCGATTAGAAGCCTCGCGGCGCAGGTCAAAACTAACTTTGATGGATGGGTTCGACGATCCCATTCGCAAAGAGCGAAGTTTACTCTCGAAAGCCATGGCCAAGGGCTTTGGCAAAGAGCTCGATTTGATTGTCATGGATGGAACAGTGAAATGCATTGGCTCTCGATTTGAGGAGGACGGGGGCAGGATTGAGCAACAACTAACCATTGAATCCATTAACTTTGACGAAATGACTGATCAGAGCGGAAACTTGACTCCGAAATTCGAGGACCAAACCCCGCCTTTAGTGCGCTGGAATGAGCCGGAGGACATCTCTCTGCCCATGAGCTTGGAGCCATCGTTGTCTGAGCGACTCGAAAAATCCGTTCAAGAGGAAACGGAAACGGTACTCACTTTCAACGAGTTCCTTGATCTAATGGAAGTATTCTAA